One region of Paralichthys olivaceus isolate ysfri-2021 chromosome 12, ASM2471397v2, whole genome shotgun sequence genomic DNA includes:
- the LOC109636263 gene encoding trichohyalin isoform X24, whose protein sequence is MAEGSKPASSTPASGSGGAVAPQTNSLKSKGLGLLRKVKVSVELLIALAALLSWVVVGVVMFDFVEYKTVPDIQQIITDPMQAVNDAVDEVSSLLNKFQECAPDLSDPASTAAYVAEEISEAKDGFVRHFSDEDGNFYLSYVDPVVIGRRAFHSTNDFMGGMVGNVRDSLCAFVDTLLDIISGKSKGKIDLGYIDPVVTGRGVFSVINEFICGVEGYIKKVLCAVWDTILDVVKGTTDISFMDPVSVGRNVFSATNDTLSGIATYIQDVLCSIIDSTLDIVKGTTDITFVDPVVIGRNAFSFINDIVSGVAGYIQGALCTFMDVILDTLEDFQQAVGFSPMSVLKTTAEITKEQINMLVSYVSSMLLGDEGIVSEVSIDPMKVVEDAVLEFTDKKDLFVAYMSSMLVGDQGEPVATPVVNVVPEEDETVASPSDITLVRRKGEFLPPMKKVAEIMHAAKDEAAPAQLGGDSKTEEEEEEEEEEEEEAEVPTDAATETDVHEEEDDDVKHDDLEETEHEVPLEDESIIDNDDKDEETEEKDAQEEEEIVEAEGGEKEQDLQAGEDEGEQEDINKMIADTKEEKQEEPKTDEVVEDDDEEKEEEVKTEALEEKEEAKTMDLDDDQEEEAKTEDLEDEEEEEAKTEDLEDEEEEEAKTKLLEEKDEAKTEDLDDDQAEEAKTEDLEDEEEEEEAKTEDLEDEEEEEAKTKLLEKKEEAKTEDLDDDQVEEAKTEDLEDEEEEAKTEHLDDDQAEEAKTEDLEDEEEEEAKTEVVEEEEEVEEEEEPTTLVLEEEGEEEEKAKTDILEEEVEAKSEDLKEDEEEEAKTKVVEEKEEAKTEDLDDDQEEEAITEDLEDDEEEEEAKTEDLDDEEEVEAKTKHLEEKEEAKTEDLDNDQAEEAKTEDLGEEEEAKTEHLDEEEEEAKDEHLEEDEEEEKAKTEHLDEEEVEEKEEPTTLILEEEGEEGEEEEKAKTDILEEEVEAKTEDLVDEEAEIEKETEKEETENKDLHLDEERNEENIEITNTKPDIEGDEASEEEGEEHDKVEAEDEGPKTLSDEGETTTFLPGYDQNVIDEENSESRKGKGQRKHLVLFERIRRVGSRAAHKDEERLHKHDKDLKSTEPEEEKKAKEAKLEETIDKLKEEKPKKEIKSEAKITKKKPEKPEEEGVEMKIPKKEKEVKKPPKEGKKPSKEDKVKKPSKEKKELRKPSKEEEEVKKPPQKEKEAKKLHKKEKEIKTPAKREKGVKKPSKEEKEIKKLHKEVKEETKPLKEEVKKPPKEGKEIKTPPKEEKEGKKPPKLEKEVKKPSKKEKEVKIPPKEEKEFKKPSKEGKEIKKLHKEEKEVKKPRKEEKEVKKPSKEEKEVKKPCKEEKKVKKPSKEEKEIKKPPKEEKEVKKPSKEEKEIKKLHKEEKEVEKPPKEEKEVKIPPKEEKEFKKPSKEEREVKKSPKEEKEVKKPTKEEKEVKKSQKEEEVKKPSKEEKEVKKSPKEEKEVKKTTKEEKDVKKPSKEDQEVKKPSKEEKEVKKSPKEEKEVKKPSIEEKEVKKPPKEEKEVKKSPKEEKEVKKTIKEETEVKKPSKEEKEVKKLPKEEKEVKKPPKEEKEVKKLPKEEKEVKKPSITEKEVKKPRKEEKEVKMPSKDEREMKKPPKEEKEVKTPPKEEKEVKKPPKEEKEVKKPHKVEKEVKKPSKEEKELKKTPKEEKEVKTPPKEEKEVKKPPKEEKEVKKPPKEEKEVKTPPKEEKEVKKPPKEEKEVKKPHKEEKEVKKPSKEEKELKKTPKEEKEVKTPPKEEKEVKKPPKEEKEVKKPPKEEKEVKTPPKEEKEVKKPPKEEKEVKKPHKEEKEVKKPSKEDLEVKKPSKEEKEVKKPPKEEKEVKMPSKDEREMKKPPKEEKEVNKPSKEEREVKKPPKEEKEIKKPSKDEKEVKKPPKEEKEAKKPPKEEREVKMPPKEEKEVKKPPKEEKEAKKPPKEEKEVKMPPKEEKEVKKPPKEEKEAKKPPKEEKEVKKPPKEEKEVKMPPKEDKEVKKPSKEEKEVKTSPKEEKEIKKPSKEEKGVKKPPKEEKEVEKPSKKEKELKTPLKKEIEVEKPPKEKEVKSSMQRKEAKKPSREEKEEIKPSEEAQEIKKSTKAKKEDKDLVKKRDTETDTRRKKAASRIKVVKKEVASVLKKEHLNVTRAAAEPKKTTKVLKAAKRQVVPILKNEHMNVTQSEVPKGKAKPESAKKEVPKEKAKAAPVKKDVAAPKEKAKSVIMKKEQEAVSRNASLVRDRVKIVPMKRGVKLPKEIIRGISAKTAEVSKQKPKPAVTKREPAPLKTKPAPVVKEAEAPHKNVSLTKEKVKVVPLKKVPVTPKEKVKPAPTKKEAAVVKEKKAEPVTPKKEPEAKPVLAKKEAEVVKDKPKAVHEKKAPKTDAEAPKKKVKSLEKKKEPKAPEEKVKPAVKKDGSAGLKDKVKPVRVKKEQEAASRNASLVRERVKIVPMKRGVKLPKEIIRGISAKTAEVSKQKPKPAVTKREPAPLKTKPAPVVKEAEAPHKNVSLTKEKVKVVPLKKVPVTPKEKVKPAPTKKEPEAKPVLAKKEAEVVKEKPKAVHEKKEQEKKKPAAVKKAVLKEKITPVKKGKPVEKKAPKEERVLKEIQTPAKKEKPVEKKAAKEEAVKAEPGVSDSFLMEDEMPYFQCFFVDEDEAQFPFYAFSPLQV, encoded by the exons ATGGCTGAAG gaagcaaaCCGGCCTCCTCCACTCCAGCCAGTGGGTCTGGTGGAGCAGTGGCGCCACAGACGAACTCTCTCAAGTCTAAAGGTCTGGGCCTCCTCAGGAAGGTGAAAgtgtctgtggagctgctgatCGCACTGGCCGCTCTGCTGTCCTGGGTGGTTGTAGGGGTGGTGATGTTTGATTTCGTGGAATACAAGACTGTCCCAg acaTTCAGCAAATCATTACGGACCCTATGCAAGCTGTGAACGACGCTGTAGATGAAGTATCCAGTCTGCTCAACAAGTTTCAAG AATGTGCACCTGATTTAAGTGACCCCGCATCTACTGCCGCTTATGTAGCTGAAGAAATATCGGAAGCAAAAGATGGATTCGTTCGACATTTTTCAGATGAGGATG GAAACTTCTACCTCAGCTACGTCGACCCTGTGGTCATCGGACGACGAGCTTTCCATTCAACCAACGACTTCATGGGTGGAATGGTGGGCAACGTCAGGGACTCACTGTGTGCTTTTGTGGACACTTTATTAGATATTATATCGGGTAAATCTAAAG GAAAAATTGACCTTGGCTACATTGACCCTGTGGTCACAGGCAGAGGCGTCTTCAGTGTTATTAATGAGTTCATATGTGGAGTGGAGGGCTACATCAAGAAAGTGCTCTGTGCCGTTTGGGACACTATTCTGGACGTGGTGAAAG GAACCACTGACATCAGCTTCATGGATCCTGTGTCAGTTGGCAGAAATGTCTTCAGCGCGACTAACGACACTTTGAGTGGAATAGCGACCTACATCCAGGACGTACTCTGTTCTATCATAGACAGTACACTGGATATTGTAAAAG GAACCACTGACATTACGTTCGTTGACCCTGTGGTCATTGGCCGGAATGCTTTCAGTTTTATTAATGACATTGTGAGTGGAGTCGCAGGATACATCCAGGGTGCTCTCTGTACATTCATGGATGTAATACTGGACACATTAGAAG ATTTCCAGCAGGCTGTGGGATTCAGTCCCATGTCAGTTCTGAAGACGACAGCAGAAATCACCAAAGAACAGATTAACATGCTCGTGAGCTACGTCTCCTCAATGCTGCTCGGTGATGAAG GGATTGTGTCTGAAGTGTCCATCGACCCCATGAAAGTTGTCGAAGACGCTGTGTTGGAGTTCACAGACAAGAAAGATTTGTTCGTGGCTTACATGTCAAGCATGCTTGTTGGTGATCAAG GTGAACCTGTAGCCACGCCCGTTGTAAATGTAGTACCTGAAGAAg aTGAAACTGTAGCTTCTCCATCTGATATAACTTTGGTGAGAAGAAAAG GAGAATTCCTGCCACCTATGAAAAAAG TTGCAGAGATAATGCACGCTGCCAAAGATGAAGCTGCTCCTGCACAGTTAGGTGGAGACTCaaagactgaggaggaggaggaggaggaggaggaggaggaggaggaggctgaagtTCCCACTGATGCAGCCACTGAGACAGATGTGCACGAGGAAGAGGACGATGATG TGAAACATGACGACCTTGAAGAAACAGAACATGAAGTACCACTGGAAGATGAGTCCATCATTGATAATGATGACAAGGacgaagagacagaggagaaggacgcacaggaggaggaggagattgtTGAGGCGGAAGGTGGAGAAAAGGAGCAGGACTTACAGGCAGGGGAAGATGAAGGAGAGCAAGAGGACATTAATAAAATGATTGCTGACACcaaagaggagaagcaggaggaaccaaaaacagatgaagttgtAGAGGATGACgatgaggagaaggaagaggaagtcAAAACTGAAGCTttggaagaaaaggaggaggccAAAACTATGGACTTGGACGAtgatcaggaggaggaggccaaaaCTGAAGATctagaagatgaggaggaggaggaggccaaaaCTGAAGATttagaagatgaggaggaggaggaggccaaaaCTAAACTTCTGGAAGAAAAGGATGAAGCCAAAACTGAGGATTTGGATGATGATCAGGCGGAGGAGGCCAAAACTGAAGATctagaagatgaggaggaggaggaggaggccaaaaCTGAAGATttagaagatgaggaggaggaggaggccaaaaCTAAACTtctggaaaaaaaggaggaagccAAAACTGAGGATTTGGATGATGATCAGGTGGAGGAGGCCAAAACTGAAGACctagaagatgaggaggaggaggccaaaaCTGAACATCTGGATGATGATCAGGCGGAGGAGGCCAAAACTGAAGATctagaagatgaggaggaggaggaggccaaaaCTGAAGTtgtggaagaagaggaggaggtggaggaagaggaggagcccaCAACCTTAGtattggaggaggagggggaggaggaggagaaggccaaaactgacattttggaggaagaggtggaggccAAATCTGAAGATTTGAAagaagacgaggaagaggaggccaaAACTAAAGTtgtggaggaaaaggaggaagccAAAACTGAGGATTTGGACGAtgatcaggaggaggaggccataACTGAAGATCTagaagatgatgaggaggaggaggaggccaaaaCTGAAGATCtagatgatgaggaggaggtggaggccaaaactaaacatcttgaagaaaaggaggaagccAAAACTGAGGATTTGGACAATGATCAGGCAGAGGAGGCCAAAACTGAAGATctaggagaagaggaggaagccaAAACTGAACatctggatgaggaggaggaggaggccaaagATGAACATttggaagaagatgaggaggaggagaaggccaAAACTGAACatctggatgaggaggaggtggaggaaaaggaggagccCACAACTTTAAtattggaggaggagggggaggagggggaggaggaagagaaggccaaaactgacattttggaggaagaggtggaggccAAAACTGAAGATTTGGTAGATGAGGAggcagaaatagaaaaagagactgaaaaggaggaaactgaaaataaagatcttCATTtggatgaagaaagaaatgaagaaaacattGAAATAACGAACACGAAGCCAGATATAGAAGGTGATGAAGcttcagaggaggaaggagaagaacaTGACAAAGTAGAAGCTGAGGACGAAGGTCCTAAAACTCTGTCGGATGAAGGAGAGACGACCACTTTTCTTCCTGGTTATGACCAAAACGTCATTGACGAAGAAAACAGTGAGAGCAGGAAAGGTAAAGGACAGAGAAAACATCTCGTTCTCTTTGAGAGGATCAGAAGAGTCGGATCCAGAGCAGCTCACAAAGATGAAGAGCGACTCCACAAACATGACAAAG ACCTTAAATCCAcagaacctgaggaggagaaaaaagcaaaggaaGCCAAACTTGAGGAAACCATTGACAAACTAAAAGAAGAAAAGCCAAAGAAGGAGATCAAATCTGAAGCAAAAATAACTAAGAAGAAACCAGAGAAGCCTGAAG AAGAAGGGGTTGAAATGAAGATCCctaaaaaagagaaggaagtcAAGAAACCACCTAAGGAAGGTAAGAAACCATCCAAAGAAGATAAAGTGAAGAAACCttccaaagaaaagaaagaactgaGAAAACCttcaaaagaagaggaagaagtaaAGAAACCACcccaaaaagagaaagaggccaAGAAActacacaaaaaagaaaaggaaatcaaGACACCAGCTAAAAGGGAGAAGGGAGTTAAGAAACCCtctaaagaagagaaagagattaAAAAGCTTCACAAAGAAGTGAAAGAGGAGACAAAGCCTCTCaaggaagaggtgaagaagcCTCCCAAAGAAGGGAAAGAAATCAAGACACCAcctaaagaagagaaggaggggaaGAAACCACCTAAAttagagaaggaggtgaagaaaccatctaaaaaagagaaagaggtgaagatACCACCCAAGGAGGAGAAAGAATTCAAGAAACCATCTAAAGAAGGGAAAGAGATTAAAAAGCTTcataaagaagagaaagaggtgaagaaacCCCgtaaagaagagaaggaggtgaagaaaccatctaaagaagagaaagaggtgaaaaaaCCCtgtaaagaagagaagaaggtaAAGAAACCAtctaaagaagagaaagaaatcaaGAAACCAcctaaagaagagaaggaggtgaaaaaACCAtctaaagaagagaaagagattaaaaagcttcataaagaagagaaagaggtagAGAAACCAcctaaagaagagaaggaggtgaagataCCAcccaaagaggagaaagaattCAAGAAACCATCTAAAGAAGAAAGGGAGGTAAAGAAATCCcctaaagaagagaaggaggtgaaaaaACCAactaaagaagagaaagaagtcaagaaatcacaaaaagaagaggaggtgaagaaaccatctaaagaagagaaggaggtgaagaaatcccccaaagaagagaaggaggtgaaaaaaacaacaaaagaagagaaagatgtAAAGAAACCATCTAAAGAAGATCAAGAAGTAAAGAAACCAtctaaagaagagaaggaggtgaagaaatcccctaaagaagagaaggaggtgaagaaaccatctatagaagagaaagaagtcAAGAAACCAcctaaagaagagaaggaggtgaagaaatcccctaaagaagagaaggaggtgaaaaaaacaattaaagaagagacagaggtaAAGAAACCAtctaaagaagagaaagaagtcaAGAAACTAcctaaagaagagaaggaggtgaagaaaccacctaaagaagagaaagaagtcaAGAAACTAcctaaagaagagaaggaggtgaagaaaccATCCATaacagagaaagaggtgaagaaaccacgtaaagaagagaaagaggtgaagatgCCTTCTAAAGACGAGAGGGAAATGAAGAAACCAcctaaagaagagaaagaggtgaagacgCCTcctaaagaagagaaagaggtaaAGAAACCAcctaaagaagagaaggaggtgaagaaaccACACAAAGtagagaaagaggtgaagaaacCATCCAAAGAAGAGAAGGAGTTAAAGAAAACAcctaaagaagagaaagaggtgaagacgCCTcctaaagaagagaaagaggtcaAGAAACCAcctaaagaagagaaggaggtgaagaaaccacccaaagaagagaaagaggtgaagacgCCTcctaaagaagagaaagaggtaaAGAAACCAcctaaagaagagaaggaggtgaagaaaccacacaaagaagagaaagaggtgaagaaacCATCCAAAGAAGAGAAGGAGTTAAAGAAAACAcctaaagaagagaaagaggtgaagacgCCTcctaaagaagagaaagaggtcaAGAAACCAcctaaagaagagaaggaggtgaagaaaccacccaaagaagagaaagaggtgaagacgCCTcctaaagaagagaaagaggtaaAGAAACCAcctaaagaagagaaggaggtgaagaaaccacacaaagaagagaaagaggtgaagaaacCATCTAAAGAAGATCTAGAAGTAAAGAAACCAtctaaagaagagaaagaggtgaaaaagcctccaaaagaagagaaagaggtgaagatgCCTTCTAAAGACGAGAGGGAAATGAAGAAACCAcctaaagaagagaaagaggtaaATAAACCAtctaaagaagagagagaggtgaagaaacctcctaaagaagagaaagagataaagaaacCATCTAAagatgagaaagaggtgaagaaaccacctaaagaagagaaggaggcaaAAAAACCTCctaaagaagagagagaagtgaagatGCCTcctaaagaagagaaagaagttaAGAAACCAcctaaagaagagaaggaggcaaAGAAGCCCcctaaagaagagaaagaggtgaagatgCCTcctaaagaagagaaagaagttaAGAAACCAcctaaagaagagaaggaggcaaAGAAGCCTCccaaagaagagaaagaggtgaagaaaccacctaaagaagagaaagaggtgaagatgCCTCCTAAAGAAGATAAAGAGGTAAAGAAACCAtctaaagaagagaaagaggtgaagacgTCTcctaaagaagagaaagagataaagaaacCATCCAAAGAAGAGAAGGGGGTGAAGAAGCCTcctaaagaagagaaagaagttgAGAAACCAtctaaaaaagagaaagagttgAAGACGCCTCTTAAAAAAGAGATAGAGGTGGAAAAGCCTCCCAAAGAGAAAGAGGTTAAGTCTTCAATGCAAAGGAAAGAAGCGAAGAAACCCTCtagggaggagaaggaagagattAAGCCATCAGAGGAGGCACAGGAGATCAAGAAATCTACAAAAGcgaaaaaagaagacaaagaccTTGTCaagaaaagagacacagagacag acACCAGACGCAAAAAGGCTGCAAGTAGAATCAAAGTAGTCAAGAAAGAAGTTGCATCTGTGCTGAAGAAGGAACATCTTAATGTTACAAGAGCAG ctgcAGAGCCCAAGAAGACTACAAAGGTGCTGAAAGCTGCTAAAAGGCAGGTCGTTCCAATTCTGAAGAACGAGCATATGAATGTCACACAATCAG AGGTTCCAAAGGGGAAAGCCAAACCAGAGTCTGCAAAGAAAG AAGTTCCAAAGGAAAAAGCCAAAGCAGCTCCTGTCAAAAAAG ATGTTGCTGCTCCAAAAGAAAAGGCCAAATCAGTCATCATGAAAAAAG AACAAGAAGCTGTTTCCAGAAATGCCTCCCTGGTAAGAGACAGAGTCAAGATAGTGCCTATGAAGAGAG gagtCAAGTTACCAAAAGAGATCATCAGAGGAATCTCTGCAAAGACAG ctgaggtTTCAAAACAGAAACCCAAACCAGCTGTAACAAAGAGAG AACCTGCTCCTCTCAAGACAAAACCAGCCccagtggtcaaag aggCAGAAGCACCACACAAAAATGTCTCTCTAACAAAGGAGAAGGTGAAGGTGGTGCCACTGAAGAAAG TGCCTGTAActccaaaagaaaaagtcaaaccaGCACCAACAAAAAAAG aAGCTGCAGTTGTAAAGGAGAAGAAGGCCGAGCCAGTGACTCCCAAAAAAG AACCTGAGGCTAAGCCAGTTCTTGCCAAAAAAG AAGCAGAAGTTGTGAAGGACAAGCCTAAAGCAGTTCATGAGAAAAAAG CTCCTAAAACTGATGCTGAAGCACcaaagaaaaaagtcaaatccctggaaaagaagaaag AGCCCAAAGCACCAGAGGAGAAAGTCAAACCAGCTGTTAAAAAAG ATGGCTCAGCCGGGCTGAAGGACAAGGTCAAACCGGTCCGTGTGAAGAAAG AACAAGAAGCTGCTTCCAGAAATGCCTCCCTGGTAAGAGAGAGAGTCAAGATAGTGCCTATGAAGAGAG gagtCAAGTTACCAAAAGAGATCATCAGAGGAATCTCTGCAAAGACAG ctgaggtTTCAAAACAGAAACCCAAACCAGCTGTAACAAAGAGAG AACCTGCTCCTCTCAAGACAAAACCAGCCccagtggtcaaag aggCAGAAGCACCACACAAAAATGTCTCTCTAACAAAGGAGAAGGTGAAGGTGGTGCCACTGAAGAAAG TGCCAGTAActccaaaagaaaaagtcaaaccaGCACCAACAAAAAAAG aACCTGAGGCTAAGCCGGTTCTTGCCAAAAAAG AAGCAGAAGTTGTGAAGGAGAAGCCTAAAGCAGTTCATGAGAAAAAAG aacaagagaagaagaaacctgCTGCAGTAAAGAAAG CCGTGTTGAAGGAAAAGATCACACCTGTAAAGAAAG GAAAACCAGTTGAGAAGAAGGCACCCAAAG aGGAGCGAGTTCTGAAAGAGATACAGACGCCTGCAAAGAAAG AGAAACCTGTGGAGAAGAAAGCAGCCAAAGAAGAGGCCGTTAAAG CTGAGCCTGGTGTATCAGACAGCTTTCTCATGGAAG ACGAGATGCCGTACTTCCAGTGTTTCTTTGTGGACGAGGACGAGGCCCAGTTTCCGTTCTACGCCTTCTCACCACTGCAGGTCTGA